A region of Corynebacterium glucuronolyticum DSM 44120 DNA encodes the following proteins:
- a CDS encoding shikimate kinase, which produces MVRMSKPRVVLVGPPGAGKTTIGHRLASTLNIPFIDTDQLIEKEYGKACGDVFSELGEATFRDVEREAISLALSNHGIVSVGGGAVTTQATRDLFAGHTVVWLDVSDEAGFARTSAEGTRPVLEAENPKEHYAKLLATRRDWYRDVSMYRVRTDDKRPTAIVGEILEIIWG; this is translated from the coding sequence ATGGTGCGCATGAGTAAGCCGCGCGTTGTTCTCGTCGGACCGCCCGGAGCTGGGAAGACCACCATCGGGCATCGACTAGCAAGCACCCTCAACATTCCGTTCATTGACACTGATCAGCTCATCGAGAAGGAATACGGGAAGGCGTGCGGAGACGTGTTCTCCGAACTTGGTGAAGCTACATTCCGAGATGTCGAACGTGAAGCCATTTCTCTGGCTCTTTCCAACCACGGAATCGTCAGCGTGGGTGGCGGGGCAGTAACTACGCAAGCGACTCGAGATTTATTTGCCGGTCACACTGTGGTGTGGCTTGATGTCTCAGACGAGGCTGGCTTCGCTCGCACCAGCGCAGAGGGAACGCGCCCGGTGTTGGAAGCTGAAAATCCGAAGGAGCACTACGCAAAGCTTCTCGCAACACGGCGGGACTGGTACCGCGACGTGTCAATGTACCGTGTCCGTACCGACGACAAGCGACCGACCGCCATTGTAGGGGAGATCCTCGAGATCATTTGGGGGTAG
- the aroC gene encoding chorismate synthase, protein MLRWSTSGESHGQALVALIEGMPRGIEMSTRDVQRALARRRLGYGRGARMKFEADEVTFLGGFRYGYTLGSPISIVIGNTEWPKWTTIMSADPVDENDPEVDKALHSGRGATLTRPRPGHADFAGMIKYGAEDARDILERSSARETAARVACGEVAKQLLAQVAGITILSHVVSIGGSQPKDTSVPQPGDEERIDASPVRAMSEEATAAMVARIDEAKKQGDTLGGVVEVVAHGLPIGLGSHVTAGSRLDGQLAQAVMSIQAIKGVEIGDGFEEANRPGSAAHDEIVTDDGVPTRASNRAGGLEGGMTNGQPLVVRAAMKPISTVPRALRTVDMSTGEPATAIHQRSDVCAVPAAAVVAESEVALVLARAVLDMFGGDTVGEITKRVSDYRAYVNELLTWGNGAHE, encoded by the coding sequence ATGCTTCGATGGTCTACTTCAGGAGAATCACACGGACAGGCGCTAGTAGCCCTGATTGAGGGGATGCCCCGCGGGATCGAAATGAGCACCCGCGATGTGCAGCGTGCCCTCGCACGACGTCGGCTCGGATACGGGCGTGGCGCCCGGATGAAGTTCGAGGCCGATGAGGTCACTTTCCTGGGGGGTTTTCGCTATGGATATACTCTCGGAAGCCCGATTTCCATTGTCATCGGAAATACAGAGTGGCCGAAGTGGACGACGATTATGAGCGCCGACCCCGTTGACGAGAATGATCCCGAGGTAGATAAGGCGCTGCATTCAGGCAGGGGAGCAACGCTGACTCGGCCACGGCCGGGTCATGCGGACTTCGCGGGCATGATCAAATACGGTGCAGAGGACGCGCGTGACATCTTGGAGCGTTCCTCTGCGAGAGAAACCGCAGCACGGGTGGCATGTGGGGAAGTGGCCAAACAGCTGCTGGCACAAGTCGCGGGGATCACCATCCTGTCCCACGTCGTATCGATCGGTGGGAGTCAACCGAAAGACACGAGTGTCCCCCAGCCGGGGGACGAAGAACGCATTGATGCTTCCCCGGTCCGCGCAATGAGCGAGGAAGCGACTGCAGCTATGGTCGCTCGCATCGACGAAGCGAAGAAACAAGGCGACACTCTCGGCGGTGTGGTTGAAGTGGTAGCGCATGGGCTGCCGATTGGATTGGGATCACACGTGACGGCTGGAAGCAGGCTGGATGGCCAACTGGCCCAGGCCGTCATGAGCATTCAGGCCATCAAGGGCGTGGAAATTGGTGATGGATTCGAAGAAGCCAACCGGCCCGGAAGCGCCGCTCACGATGAGATTGTTACTGACGACGGCGTGCCTACTCGCGCCAGCAACCGAGCTGGTGGACTCGAAGGCGGAATGACCAACGGCCAACCACTCGTCGTCCGAGCCGCAATGAAGCCAATTTCGACCGTTCCACGAGCGCTACGTACGGTGGACATGTCGACGGGCGAACCGGCTACTGCAATTCATCAGCGCTCCGACGTATGCGCTGTTCCCGCTGCAGCCGTCGTAGCTGAATCTGAGGTGGCACTTGTACTTGCTCGGGCAGTCCTAGACATGTTCGGTGGAGACACGGTGGGTGAGATCACGAAGCGGGTTTCTGACTACCGCGCGTACGTCAACGAGCTGTTGACGTGGGGGAATGGTGCGCATGAGTAA
- a CDS encoding prepilin peptidase, giving the protein MWGDIAQAEQQLPATHLLVGVIAKGVDEWVGTAVLILTFVWMCLLVGWDVCFRRLPNWLTVPAWLVAPTACVVLDGAHAQERLLAGVVWVALYLAVGLLTGGVGGGDIKVAFPLGIIVGFPYLFAAVAGASVITLLSARPTHPVAHGPAMILAVVLCYYARSLCAGF; this is encoded by the coding sequence ATGTGGGGGGACATCGCTCAGGCAGAACAACAGCTACCAGCCACGCACCTGCTCGTCGGTGTTATTGCGAAGGGTGTTGATGAGTGGGTGGGGACAGCTGTTCTGATCCTTACCTTTGTCTGGATGTGCCTGCTTGTCGGATGGGATGTGTGCTTTCGGCGGTTGCCCAATTGGCTGACAGTCCCAGCCTGGCTTGTCGCTCCTACTGCATGCGTGGTCCTTGACGGGGCGCATGCTCAGGAACGGCTGTTAGCTGGAGTGGTCTGGGTGGCGCTCTACCTCGCTGTTGGTCTTCTAACGGGCGGTGTCGGCGGAGGAGACATCAAGGTCGCGTTTCCCCTCGGGATCATTGTCGGTTTTCCGTATCTCTTCGCCGCTGTCGCCGGTGCGTCTGTAATCACACTCCTTTCCGCTCGCCCCACACACCCGGTAGCCCACGGGCCTGCAATGATCCTCGCGGTTGTCCTGTGCTACTACGCTCGTTCACTTTGTGCAGGGTTTTAG
- a CDS encoding shikimate dehydrogenase — MNTCYVIGSPIAHSLSPVLHTAGYEAYGIAAEWTFLRHECVAEEVADFISHLDSSVRGVSVTMPCKFAALDVADEVSDRGATIGSANTLVHNEDGTWFADNTDCEGILGALEELGVAGTVRGRDAVVIGGGGTSRPALWALGYLGASGVTVVNRTDKSDELRPIVGDADFHYVDYSVDLASLTSDAAVVISTVPSVVLTGKEEDIAQCPVLDVIYDPRPTPLATAARKKGCSAVEGNVMLSYQSFSQFEQYTGLRAPRDAMRNALDEYLAE, encoded by the coding sequence ATGAACACCTGCTATGTAATCGGCTCACCCATCGCCCACTCACTGTCTCCGGTACTGCACACGGCCGGCTACGAGGCGTACGGAATTGCCGCCGAATGGACATTTCTCCGTCACGAATGTGTGGCCGAGGAGGTGGCAGACTTTATCTCTCACCTTGACTCATCGGTGCGGGGAGTGAGCGTCACGATGCCATGTAAATTTGCGGCACTGGATGTCGCAGATGAAGTTTCCGATCGGGGAGCCACAATTGGTTCCGCCAACACTCTTGTGCATAACGAGGATGGGACGTGGTTTGCAGACAATACCGATTGTGAAGGAATCCTCGGTGCGCTTGAAGAGCTGGGTGTGGCTGGCACTGTGCGTGGGCGTGACGCTGTTGTCATTGGCGGAGGTGGCACATCGCGGCCAGCATTGTGGGCTCTTGGATATCTTGGTGCGTCGGGTGTCACCGTAGTTAATAGGACCGACAAATCTGATGAACTGCGCCCCATCGTCGGTGATGCGGACTTCCACTACGTCGATTACTCCGTCGACCTAGCTTCACTGACTTCAGATGCCGCAGTTGTGATATCAACAGTTCCATCTGTGGTTTTAACAGGAAAAGAAGAGGACATTGCCCAATGTCCGGTCTTAGATGTCATTTACGATCCTCGCCCGACTCCGTTGGCAACCGCCGCGCGAAAGAAAGGGTGCAGCGCGGTCGAAGGCAACGTCATGCTCTCCTACCAGTCCTTCTCCCAGTTCGAGCAGTACACCGGGTTGCGGGCTCCTCGCGACGCAATGCGGAATGCTTTGGATGAATATCTCGCCGAGTGA
- a CDS encoding endolytic transglycosylase MltG, with protein MLIGLILTLIAAIAFIGVKAQSGGDFRGDGNGQIVLAEIKPGSTLSELGPTLVETGVVSSNEAFQSAAATNTKAADVKPGFYKLQKKMSAEAAVNAFVNPENAIDLLKVPTGATLMDSKVVGGDTRFGIYSLISAISCSVGDSCLSPEELQSAGANADPTSLGVPSWAMGHVQEATGDPKRLEGLIEPGEYVIDPEASAEEILTQLVTTSAQSFTETGIVERAGAIGLSPYELLTAASLVEREAPAGEFDKVARVILNRLAKPMRLEFDSTVNYGLDEQEVATTDEDRARVTPWNTYAKDGLPATPIASPSIEAVTAMENPAPGNWLFFVTIDRDGTTVFNDTFEQHMADTQKAADSGVLDSNR; from the coding sequence GTGCTTATCGGCCTGATCCTCACACTCATCGCTGCAATTGCTTTCATCGGAGTCAAGGCCCAAAGTGGTGGGGATTTTCGCGGAGATGGTAACGGACAAATTGTGCTAGCAGAAATCAAGCCAGGGTCAACGCTTTCAGAACTGGGACCGACGCTGGTGGAGACGGGAGTTGTTTCGAGCAACGAGGCTTTCCAATCAGCAGCGGCAACGAATACAAAAGCAGCGGATGTAAAACCCGGATTTTACAAGTTGCAGAAGAAGATGAGTGCCGAGGCGGCTGTCAACGCGTTTGTTAATCCAGAAAACGCGATTGATCTGCTGAAGGTTCCTACCGGCGCAACCCTCATGGATTCCAAGGTAGTTGGTGGGGACACTCGGTTCGGTATTTACTCACTCATCTCTGCTATTTCCTGCAGCGTGGGTGATTCCTGCTTGAGCCCAGAGGAACTGCAGTCTGCAGGCGCAAACGCAGACCCAACCTCGCTTGGCGTGCCGTCATGGGCAATGGGACATGTGCAGGAGGCTACAGGTGACCCGAAGCGCCTCGAAGGGTTGATTGAACCTGGTGAATACGTTATTGACCCCGAGGCGAGCGCAGAGGAGATTCTCACACAACTGGTCACAACCTCCGCTCAGAGCTTCACAGAAACTGGAATCGTCGAGCGTGCCGGAGCAATCGGTTTGAGTCCCTACGAGCTGCTTACGGCAGCATCGCTGGTCGAGCGGGAGGCTCCCGCTGGCGAGTTCGATAAGGTGGCGCGCGTCATCTTGAATCGCTTGGCAAAGCCGATGCGTTTGGAGTTTGATTCCACTGTCAACTACGGCCTGGACGAGCAGGAAGTTGCAACGACGGACGAGGATCGCGCCCGCGTCACTCCCTGGAACACCTACGCAAAGGACGGTCTTCCGGCCACACCGATCGCCTCGCCGTCTATCGAAGCAGTGACTGCCATGGAGAATCCGGCACCCGGCAATTGGCTATTCTTTGTCACCATTGACAGGGACGGAACGACTGTCTTTAACGACACGTTCGAGCAGCACATGGCCGATACACAAAAAGCTGCAGATTCAGGAGTCTTGGATTCCAACCGCTAG
- the ruvX gene encoding Holliday junction resolvase RuvX — MGLEDIEPSVAGVDDPGDGRRLALDVGTVRIGIASSDRDARMAMPVETVPRSHKRVGSEIPDGEDIRRIMQIVREYEPVEVIIGLPRDLKGNGSASVVHARDIGQRLERVLAGAGQAIPVRFADERLTTVIATQALHASGLTERAGRKVVDQAAAVEILQTWLDARRSYLATSQDKTQDEDGEADANGV; from the coding sequence ATGGGGCTTGAGGATATCGAACCTTCCGTAGCGGGGGTCGACGATCCTGGGGATGGTCGCCGACTAGCGCTAGATGTGGGGACTGTCCGAATCGGCATCGCTTCATCCGATCGCGATGCCCGAATGGCCATGCCCGTGGAGACTGTTCCCAGATCTCATAAGCGCGTCGGGAGCGAAATTCCAGACGGCGAGGATATTCGTCGAATTATGCAGATCGTGCGCGAATACGAACCTGTCGAGGTCATCATCGGATTGCCACGGGACCTGAAGGGCAACGGTTCGGCATCAGTTGTCCATGCTCGCGATATCGGTCAGCGCCTGGAACGCGTTCTGGCTGGGGCCGGGCAAGCAATTCCGGTTCGGTTCGCTGATGAGCGCCTGACCACCGTCATCGCCACGCAGGCTCTTCATGCCTCTGGCCTGACGGAACGCGCGGGGCGTAAGGTGGTCGACCAGGCGGCCGCTGTGGAGATTTTGCAGACCTGGCTCGATGCTCGGCGGAGTTATTTAGCTACCTCGCAAGACAAGACACAGGACGAAGACGGCGAGGCGGATGCCAACGGGGTGTGA
- the alaS gene encoding alanine--tRNA ligase yields MQTHEIRERFTKHFVDAGHTPVPSASLILDDPTLLFVNAGMVPFKPYFLGQQNPPFENGTATSIQKCVRTLDIEEVGITTRHNTFFQMAGNFSFGQYFKEGAITHAWTLLTGSQDEGGYGLDPERLWVTVYLDDDEAAEIWRDKIGVPEERIQRLGMADNYWSMGIPGPCGPCSEIYYDRGPEYGKDGGPVADDNRYLEVWNLVFMQNERGEGTGKDNFEILGPLPKKNIDTGMGVERIACILQGVDNVYETDLLRPVIDAAERLTGSTYGEGSHEDDIRFRVIADHSRTAMMIILDGVTPGNEGRGYILRRLLRRIIRSARLLGAKGNTMETFITTIMDTMTPSYPEIEKARERILTVAVNEEKAFLRTLESGTELFEQEVSAVKGAGKTEISGEKAFTLHDTYGFPIDLTLEMAREQGLTVDEEGFHSFMAEQKARAKADNQAKKHGAADLTVYREFVDNHPTEFIGYDQLEGESPVIGLVAGGEKIHSAKEGDEVEVIVEATPMYAEAGGQLGDRGTMTIGDATLNVNDVQKIGKKLWLHKSTVTAGGFEVGDTAALHVDEQWRHAARQAHSATHLIHAALRQTLGPTAVQAGSMNKPGYLRFDFNYAQALTPKQLEEIERITNEAVDTDWTVNTNEMPLEEAKAMGAMALFGENYGDIVRVVEIGGPFSMELCGGTHVARSAQIGPVAVLGESSVGSGVRRIEAYSGLNSFSYLSKERSLAEGLATALKTPSDDLPERIAQLTEKLKAAEKEIENLHAKALADRVGALVDSAKKAGSFELIAENLGETVGAKDLRAMAQDLANRLGSCSAVVVLGGSQGGKAPFAVAATAAAVDAGIKAGDVVKVIGEHVGGKGGGKPNLAQGSGSNPAGFTAAFDAVTRDLAAR; encoded by the coding sequence GCAACAAGCATCCAGAAGTGCGTGCGTACCCTCGACATCGAAGAAGTAGGCATCACCACCCGTCACAACACGTTTTTCCAGATGGCTGGTAACTTCTCGTTTGGCCAGTACTTTAAGGAAGGGGCAATCACTCACGCGTGGACGCTTTTGACCGGTTCGCAGGACGAAGGTGGCTACGGCCTTGACCCTGAGCGCCTGTGGGTAACGGTCTACCTCGACGATGACGAGGCAGCAGAGATCTGGCGGGACAAAATCGGCGTTCCCGAAGAGCGTATTCAGCGCCTTGGCATGGCGGACAACTACTGGTCCATGGGTATTCCTGGCCCGTGTGGTCCGTGCTCTGAGATCTACTACGATCGCGGTCCGGAATACGGCAAGGACGGCGGCCCGGTCGCCGATGACAACCGTTATCTCGAGGTGTGGAACCTCGTGTTCATGCAGAACGAGCGCGGTGAGGGTACCGGCAAGGACAACTTCGAAATCCTCGGCCCGTTGCCGAAGAAGAACATCGATACCGGCATGGGTGTCGAGCGTATCGCCTGTATCCTCCAGGGCGTGGACAATGTGTACGAGACAGATTTGTTGCGTCCCGTCATCGATGCTGCGGAACGCTTGACTGGCTCGACCTACGGTGAGGGTTCTCACGAGGATGACATCCGCTTCCGTGTGATTGCGGATCACTCCCGCACCGCGATGATGATCATCCTTGACGGCGTTACCCCCGGCAACGAGGGGCGCGGCTACATCCTGCGGCGTCTTCTCCGTCGCATCATCCGTTCTGCTCGCCTCCTTGGTGCTAAGGGCAACACGATGGAGACGTTCATCACCACGATTATGGATACGATGACGCCCTCCTACCCGGAGATCGAGAAGGCCCGCGAGCGCATCCTCACCGTGGCTGTGAATGAGGAGAAGGCTTTCCTTCGCACCCTCGAGTCCGGCACGGAGCTGTTTGAGCAGGAAGTGTCCGCAGTTAAGGGTGCCGGCAAGACGGAAATCTCCGGCGAGAAAGCGTTCACGCTGCATGACACATACGGTTTCCCCATCGACCTGACACTGGAGATGGCCCGCGAACAGGGCCTGACTGTCGATGAGGAAGGCTTCCACTCCTTCATGGCGGAGCAGAAGGCCCGCGCTAAGGCTGACAACCAGGCCAAGAAGCACGGTGCTGCGGATCTGACCGTTTACCGTGAGTTTGTGGATAACCATCCGACGGAGTTCATCGGCTACGATCAGCTGGAGGGCGAGAGCCCAGTGATCGGCCTTGTCGCCGGTGGAGAGAAGATTCATTCGGCCAAGGAAGGGGACGAGGTCGAGGTCATCGTCGAGGCCACCCCGATGTACGCGGAGGCAGGCGGTCAGCTCGGTGATCGCGGCACGATGACGATCGGCGATGCCACTCTGAACGTCAATGACGTTCAGAAAATTGGTAAGAAGCTGTGGTTGCACAAGTCCACCGTCACCGCCGGCGGATTCGAGGTCGGGGATACTGCTGCTTTGCATGTGGATGAGCAGTGGCGTCACGCTGCTCGCCAGGCACACTCCGCTACACACCTCATCCATGCCGCACTTCGACAGACTCTTGGGCCGACAGCAGTTCAGGCCGGCTCCATGAACAAACCGGGTTACCTCCGCTTCGACTTCAACTATGCTCAGGCTCTTACTCCGAAGCAGCTTGAGGAGATCGAGCGCATCACGAACGAAGCGGTGGATACGGATTGGACTGTGAACACCAATGAGATGCCGCTTGAGGAAGCCAAGGCGATGGGTGCGATGGCACTGTTCGGCGAAAACTACGGTGACATTGTCCGAGTTGTCGAGATCGGTGGACCGTTCTCGATGGAGCTGTGTGGTGGTACCCACGTGGCCCGTTCTGCGCAGATCGGGCCAGTGGCCGTGCTCGGCGAATCCTCTGTTGGTTCTGGTGTCCGCCGAATCGAGGCCTACTCCGGTCTCAACTCTTTCAGCTACCTGTCTAAGGAGCGCAGCCTGGCGGAAGGACTCGCTACGGCTCTCAAAACCCCGAGTGACGACCTACCGGAGCGTATTGCACAGCTGACGGAGAAACTGAAGGCTGCCGAAAAGGAAATCGAGAATCTGCACGCGAAGGCGCTGGCTGATCGTGTGGGTGCACTCGTTGATTCCGCGAAGAAGGCCGGTTCTTTTGAACTCATCGCTGAGAACCTCGGTGAGACCGTTGGTGCCAAGGATCTTCGCGCCATGGCGCAGGATTTAGCCAACCGACTCGGGAGCTGTTCAGCGGTTGTCGTCCTTGGTGGATCGCAGGGCGGAAAGGCTCCGTTTGCCGTTGCCGCTACTGCTGCCGCTGTCGACGCAGGTATCAAGGCCGGAGATGTGGTCAAGGTGATTGGTGAACACGTTGGCGGTAAGGGCGGTGGCAAGCCGAATTTGGCTCAGGGCTCGGGATCGAACCCTGCTGGATTCACCGCAGCTTTCGACGCGGTTACCCGCGATTTGGCTGCTCGCTAA